A genomic window from Candidatus Denitrolinea symbiosum includes:
- a CDS encoding lamin tail domain-containing protein encodes MAEVEITSIHNNPSGLDAQSKLNDEFIIIKNTTTDKKFNMSGWIVSDRTPTGQETHLFHFPEKVNGGGWTLDPGEYIFLMTGKGTNQFIKADDKHPPQFHFYMQREWFVWNNPGDTAFLRLPNGEFVHWMKVP; translated from the coding sequence ATGGCAGAAGTAGAAATAACCAGCATCCACAACAACCCGTCTGGGCTGGATGCGCAAAGTAAGCTCAATGATGAGTTTATCATTATAAAGAATACCACCACGGACAAAAAGTTCAACATGAGCGGATGGATCGTAAGTGACCGGACGCCGACAGGCCAAGAAACGCACCTATTCCACTTCCCCGAGAAAGTGAATGGTGGCGGATGGACCCTTGACCCCGGCGAATATATATTTCTGATGACAGGTAAAGGAACTAATCAATTTATAAAGGCAGATGATAAACACCCACCCCAATTCCATTTCTACATGCAACGAGAATGGTTTGTTTGGAACAACCCAGGTGATACAGCGTTCCTACGGCTGCCAAACGGCGAGTTCGTCCATTGGATGAAAGTGCCTTAA